TACAGCTGCATTAACGGTTTTATAATCCATTCGGCGCTTATAGAGCACAGCGGCAACAGCAAGCAACAACGGGAGTATCAGCAGTATATAGAACCAGGGGCTCAATATAAACCAGCTATGGTGCCTGCTCCAGTTGAGGATGCGTGTGTCATTGCCTATCAGCTCATTCTTGCCCGTACTGAAATCCTGTTTATCCTGTTTGATGTGTTTGCCCTGATTGATATGGATGGGGAAGGACGCAGAACGCAGCGTTTTGTAACTGTTCGCTGCGGGGTCAAAATACGTGAATTCTACCGCCGGAATGGTAACATCGCCGGCTTCACGGGGCATCAGCACATATTCGAATGTACGGCTGCCGGAAAGCGGGTTGCTGTTTTTCTCTATATCGTCGGTTACTTTAGGATCAAATTTTTCAAAGCCTGCGGGTGCATCTATCTTAGGGGAGTTCAGCAGATTTACGTTACCCTTTCCGCTGATGGAGACCTTCAGCGTAAGCGCATCGTCGGTAGTAAGCTTGTTCTTGTCTACCACGGCAGTCATGTTAAACTGGCCTACAGCCCCATTGTAGCTGGCCGGGCGGCCATCTACCGGCACCGGTTTTACATTGATAGTGATGGGTGTGCTCTGTATCTTGTAAGGCACATCCTGGTATTCCACTTCCGGACGGTTGAAGAAGTCGTCGAAGAAAGGATCCTTGAATGCAGGATCATTGAAGAAGTCGTCGAAAGGATCTTTGCCTTTGTTTCCCTTTTTACCACTGACCAGTTTCACCAGTCGCACCTGATTGTCTACCTCCACCGGATCCAGCTCCAGCTGCCCTGACTGCAATGGAAACAGCAGGGTTTTACGAATGGTGAAAACCTTATAGGGCAAACCGTTGATCCGTTCTTCTGTAGCCTGAGGCGGATTGGGCAGTTCAATGTCTTTAGCTGAAAATCCTTTGAATGCCGGCACTTTGGTGACACTGGAGTTCGTCGGAAGCCGGGTGTAAAGTTTATAAGTGGCAGTCAGTTGCTCTCCTTCGTACAGATTGGTTTTATCAACGTCCACTTTCAGGAAGATATTCTTCTTCAGTTTCTCATTGAGATCCTCTCCTTTTTTCAGGATGCCTTCCATATCATCACTACTGCCCTGAGCTCCCCGGTGAGCGGGCGGAAAACCGCCGGATGGCTGAGTATTCTGCTGTTGTTGCTGGGCACTGGCATTGCCTTTTCTTACCTCTATCAGTACAGGATTAGATTTAACGACGTTGCCATTTACCCTGGCCTGCGCGCCGGCGATGGTAAAGCTACCAACATGTTTAGGCTGAAGCAGATAGCTGAGTGCCACATATTCAGAGCGTTTGCCGTTGAAAATTGTCTGGCCCTGCATCTGTGACGGACCCTGTAATACATCAAAATCTTTAAAATTGGGAGGAGTAAAACTGGTCACATTTGTTCCGTTTTCCAGCATAAACTGAATCTGGAACGGTTCATCCAACGTCACAGTGTTATTGCTCACAGTGGTTGTAAAGCGGAACTCCTGTGCAGATGCACAGGCAACCAGTCCTAAACAAAACAAAATGGAGTAAAAACACTTCCTTATGCAAAAACTGTAGCTCATCATTATGTCAACAAATTTAACCAAAGCCGCGCCGGATGCGCGCTAAGCGCCGTTAAAAGTTAGTTAAAACATTTTAATATGTTGTTTTTTTTTATTTGGAAACAGGGGGCTTAAATGTCTCCCAACATAGGTCTGAGTATGATTTCCTCTACAACGGTTTGCTTTGCCATATTCCAGGCGCCCCAGATGGCATTGGCGATATCTTCGGGGGGCATCATTCTGTCGGGTGGCGCTTCGAACCCATCCCACGACGCCGTCAGTGTCGGCCCGGGGCTTACGGCGGTTACTCTGATATTATGCGGCAGCAATTCTTTACGGAGATTTTTGGTGAATCCCAGCAACGCGTATTTGGTGATGCTATAGGAGCCACCGTTAGGATAGGCATGGTAGCTGGCGGTAGAGCAGATATTGAATATATGGCCACTTCGTTGCGCTATCATATCCGGCAGCAGCGTCCGGGTAAGATGATAAGCACTATATACGTTTACGGCCATCAACTTTTCGAGCGTGCCGTCTGCTTCCTGATGGAGGGCACCTGGAATATAGATCCCGGCGTTGTTTACCAATATGTCTACCTGGTGGAATGTGGCCCTGACTTTATCAGCGAAGGCCATTACCTGCGCTTTGTCTCCCATATCCACTGCTTCAGCCAATACGGAAACCGCCGGATTTTTCCGCTGAATACCTGCTTTGGCCGCCTCCAGTGTGTCGGTATGTCTTGCACAGATCGCTACATTAAATCCTTCCTGAGCCAGCTTTTCCGCAATGGCCTTCCCTATTCCCTTGCTGGCGCCTGTTATAACTGCATTCATAATTCTCTGATTAGTGTGGTAAAATAATGAATTTACACGTAAGACAATGGCATTCCTGACCCATCCCGGGGATTTCGTACCTTTGCGCCGACATGAAATACAAACATCTCTTTTTTGACCTGGACCATACGCTGTGGGACTTTGAAAAAAACGAACAGGAAACCTTGCAGGAGCTGTTTAGCAGCCATAACTTAGCCGCCAGGGGCATATCTTCCTTCGAGGCATTTCACGTCTCTTATGTAGCGCATAATGAACGGTTGTGGGACCGCTTCAGAAAAGGCTTTATTACACGTAAAGACCTGCGCGACAAACGCTTCCGTCTTACCCTGATCGATTTCCGGATTGGTGATGAGCAACTGACGCAGCAACTGGCTGATGGATTCCTGGAAATATTGCCTACGAAAAAGGCGCTTTTTCCGGAAACGAAGGAAACGCTGGACTACCTGGCAGCGAAGAACTACCCGATGCACATGATCACTAACGGTTTCGAAGAAACGCAGTTACAGAAGATGAAAAATTCGGGAATTGATCATTACTTCACGCATATTATCACTTCTGAATTAGCCGGCAGCCTGAAACCTTATCGTGAAATTTTCGATTTCGCCATCAGCAAAGCAGGTACCTCTGCAGCAGAGAGCATTATGGTCGGCGACGCAATGGAACTGGATATCAAGGGTGCACATGGAGTAGGAATGGATCAGGTCTATTTCAATCCTGCCAACCCCCCGGTGGATTTCCAGCCGACTTATGTGATTGGGAGCCTGGCTGAATTGAAAGATATATTGTAGAAAAGAATTACGAATTAGGAATTACGAATTACGAAATAGCGGGGAGATAGTAGCGAAGTGGATCTTCGCGTTTACTATCTCCCCGCTATTTCGTAATTCGTAATTCCTAATTCGTAATTCTTTTGTTAGCCCTCATCGCCATTGTCCTTGTTGGTTGTTTACAGCAGCTTTTACCTTTGTCGGCCGTTTTGCAGGTTGCCTGCGTACAGGTTTTAGGCGCAGGTTTCCCGGCTTCACCGGTTTTTTGTTGAGCAGATGCTGCAACAGTTACCAGAAGCATGACAGTGGCGGCAGTAAAAGCTTTTTTAAACATAGCTGACAATATTGGGAATGTTTGCTTTTAAAGATACTAGATTTTAGCGACAACAGTAATACCGCCCTGTACTACCTGCTGTAATTGTACAGCTACTTCGGTGCCAATAGGCAGGTACAGGTCTACCCGGGAACCGAATTTGATGAAGCCCATCTCATCGTTCTGCGCCACTTCCATACCTGGTTTCAGGTAATTCACAATCCTGCGGGCCAGGGCTCCGGCAATCTGACGTACAAGTATGTCGCCCTTATTGTTCCCGATCACAACAGAGTGCCTTTCGTTTTCTGTGGATGATTTAGGGTGCCAGGCCACCAGG
The genomic region above belongs to Chitinophaga sp. 180180018-3 and contains:
- a CDS encoding BatD family protein, encoding MSNNTVTLDEPFQIQFMLENGTNVTSFTPPNFKDFDVLQGPSQMQGQTIFNGKRSEYVALSYLLQPKHVGSFTIAGAQARVNGNVVKSNPVLIEVRKGNASAQQQQQNTQPSGGFPPAHRGAQGSSDDMEGILKKGEDLNEKLKKNIFLKVDVDKTNLYEGEQLTATYKLYTRLPTNSSVTKVPAFKGFSAKDIELPNPPQATEERINGLPYKVFTIRKTLLFPLQSGQLELDPVEVDNQVRLVKLVSGKKGNKGKDPFDDFFNDPAFKDPFFDDFFNRPEVEYQDVPYKIQSTPITINVKPVPVDGRPASYNGAVGQFNMTAVVDKNKLTTDDALTLKVSISGKGNVNLLNSPKIDAPAGFEKFDPKVTDDIEKNSNPLSGSRTFEYVLMPREAGDVTIPAVEFTYFDPAANSYKTLRSASFPIHINQGKHIKQDKQDFSTGKNELIGNDTRILNWSRHHSWFILSPWFYILLILPLLLAVAAVLYKRRMDYKTVNAAVLKHRYANKVALKRLELAARYLREGKDKAFYEETSRAVWGYLSSKLKIPMADLSKQLVQDKLSARKINGSNTHDLFALIDNCEVALYAPGQDNHKMQGTYEKAVSIISNLEDVLKN
- a CDS encoding SDR family oxidoreductase; translation: MNAVITGASKGIGKAIAEKLAQEGFNVAICARHTDTLEAAKAGIQRKNPAVSVLAEAVDMGDKAQVMAFADKVRATFHQVDILVNNAGIYIPGALHQEADGTLEKLMAVNVYSAYHLTRTLLPDMIAQRSGHIFNICSTASYHAYPNGGSYSITKYALLGFTKNLRKELLPHNIRVTAVSPGPTLTASWDGFEAPPDRMMPPEDIANAIWGAWNMAKQTVVEEIILRPMLGDI
- a CDS encoding YjjG family noncanonical pyrimidine nucleotidase, which produces MKYKHLFFDLDHTLWDFEKNEQETLQELFSSHNLAARGISSFEAFHVSYVAHNERLWDRFRKGFITRKDLRDKRFRLTLIDFRIGDEQLTQQLADGFLEILPTKKALFPETKETLDYLAAKNYPMHMITNGFEETQLQKMKNSGIDHYFTHIITSELAGSLKPYREIFDFAISKAGTSAAESIMVGDAMELDIKGAHGVGMDQVYFNPANPPVDFQPTYVIGSLAELKDIL